The following DNA comes from Nocardioides panzhihuensis.
ACCACATCCGCCCCGGCCTCGGCCAGCGCGACGGCCGTCGCTGCCCCGATCCCGCGCCCCGCCCCGGTCACGACGGCCACATGGCCCGTCAGCCTGAATCGATCAAGAATACTCATCTGATGTCCTTTCATGCCGAGAAGTCACTAGCGTCGGCCGAGAAGTCACTCGCGTCGGCCGAGAAGTCACTCGCGTCGGCCGAGTGGGCACCGCGGTGACGCTTCGGCCGACGTAGGTGACGCCTCGGCTTCAGTTGGTTCCGGTGACCAGGCCGCGGCCGGTGATCAGCGGGAGGTCGAGAGGGGAGACGAGGCCGGGGGAGGCGGCCACGACGGCGGGGATCGCGTTGACCAGGCGCTGGGCGGTGACGATCATCCCGGAGACGTTGTGGTCGCCGTGCTCGCCGTGGTGGCTGAACTCGACGGTCATCGACGGCTCGCCGGTGACCTCGATGCGGTAGCAGCCGTCGCCCGTCGCCGGGACCGGCCAGTCGGGGTCGGAGGTCGCGTCGGTCCGGGTGACGTGCTCGAGGGTGATGCGAGGGGTGCCGTCGACGGTGCCGGTGACGGTGAAACGTACCGAGCCCTGGGTGCCCGCCGCGATGTCCACCGACACGGTCTTGGTGTCCTTGGTTGCCGGCCTCCGCTCGACGTGCTCGACGAGCGGCTCGTCGAGTGTCACCCCGAGACCGGCGGCGAGCACTCGGACGACGGGGCCCCACGCGGTGCTCAGCACCCCGGGCTCCCACAGGAACGGCTTGTCCTCGAGCGAGCCCCCGAAACCGAAGAGGTCCTTCATCACGACTGGCTGGAAGTACGTCGAGTAGTCGGCGATCTCGCTGACGCGAACGTGGTCGATCCGCTGCGACAGCGACGTCACCGCCAGCGGCAGGACGTCGTTCGCGAAGCCCGGGTCGATGCCGTTGACGTGCAGCGACGCATTACCCTCCCGACCGGCGGCATGGATGCCCTCGATCATCTCGTCCGGCAGCGTCCCCTGTGGGTGGACCAGGAGCACCGGCCCGGAGGAGACGACGTTGACCCCGTCCCGGATCAGCCCGGTCAGATCCTCGATCGCCTCGAACACCCGGTCGTCGGTCATCGCCGCGTGGACCACACAGTCCGGCTCGAGGGCCAGCAGCTCATCGCGCGACGTGGTCGCCGCCACCCCGAGCGTACGCCCGAGCCCGGCGAGCTCCCCGGCGTCCTTTCCGGCCTTCTCCGGGGTCGACGTCCAGACGCCGACCAGCTCCAGGTCCGGATGCGCATCGACTCCCGCGATGGCATGACGTCCCACCGTCCCGGTGGACCAGACGACGACTTTGAGCGGTTTCTCGGGACTCCGCGGACTTCCAGGTGTGTGGGGCATGAGGCCAAATCTAGAACGCGTTTCAGTTTCGCGAAAGTGATTCGCCGAGGAAACTCGCCACCGCTACGTTGGCGCCCATGACCGAGCCACTCTTCGAGGACACCCGACATCCGACCGGTGCCCCTTACGTCGCGGACGAGACCACGACCCTGCGTACGTTCCTCGACTTCCACCGGGCGACCCTGCTCCGGCAGGTGGCAGGCCTCGACCACGAGCAGCTCAACCGCTCCCTCCCGCCCAGCACCATGACGCTGGCGGGGATCCTGAAGCACATGGCACACGTCGAGGACGTCTGGTTCGGCGTACGTCTGGCCGGTGCCGACCAGGCCCCTCCGTTCGACACCGCGCCGTGGGACGAGGATGCGGACTGGGACTTCAGCAGCGCCAAGGCCGACGCCCCCGAGGCGCTCCGCGCGCTGCTGCGCGAGGCGATCGCTCGCTCCAACGAGCTCACCGACGCTGCCGGGTCTCTCGACCAGATCGCGGTCGGCCGCACCCGTGACGGCCAGTCGATCAGCATGCGCTGGATCCTGGTCCACATGATCGAGGAGTACGCCCGGCACTGCGGTCACGCCGACCTCATGCGCGAGGCCATCGACGGGGCTACCGACCTGTGATCCAGATCCGTGAGGCGACGGCCGAGGACTGGCCGCAGATCTACCCGTTCTGGTCAGAGATCGTCGAGGCAGGGGAGACCTACGCCTACCCCGGGGACCTCACGTCCGAGGAGTCCAGCGAGATGTGGATGTATGACCACGTGGTCGTCGCGGTCGAGGGTGAGGCCGAGAACGAGCGCATCCTGGGCAGCGCCAAGATGGGCCCCAACCGCCCTGGCCGCGGCCGCCACATCGGCACCGCCTCGTTCATGGTCTCCTCGGCGGCTCGCGGCAAGGGCATCGGCCGCGCCCTCGGTGACTACTGCGTGAGCTGGCACCGCGAGCAGGGCTTCCACGGCATCCAGTTCAACGCCGTCGTGGAGACGAACACCACCGCCGTACGCCTGTGGCAGTCGCTCGGGTTCCAGATCATCGGCACCGTCCCGGACGCGTTCGACTCGAAGTCGCACGGCCGGGTCGGGCTGCACGTGATGTATCTGCCGCTGACCTGAGGCCGGCGGACCGGGATCAGGCCGGGAAGGGGATGCCCGTGTTCGCGTGGCAGCGGTAGCCGTTGGGCACGCGGTCCAGATACTGCTGGTGCTCGGGCTCGGCGGCGTAGAAGGTCGGGACCTCACGGATCTCGGTGGTGATCTCGCCGTAGCCACGCTTCGCGATCTCGTCGCCGTAGACCTTTGTCAGCTCCTCGGCGGTCTCCCGCTGCGAGTCGGAGACGTGGTAGAGCGCCGAGCGGTACTGCGTACCGACGTCGTTGCCCTGCCGCATCCCCTGCGTCGGGTCGTGCACCTCGAAGAACTTCTTGACGAGCTCCCCATAGGACACCACCGCGGGGTCGAAGACGACCCGGACCGCCTCGGTGTGGTTGGTCTGCCCGCTGCAGACCTCGTCGTACGTCGGGTTGGCCGTGGTGCCGCCCTGATAGCCGACCGCGGTCGTGTAGACCCCCGGCGTCTGCCAGAAGATCTCCTCGGCGCCCCAGAAACAGCCGAGCCCGAAGTACGCCACCTCGGTCCCCTCGGGTGCGGTCCCGTCCTCGGGGGAGGCGAGCAGCGGAGTCCCCAGGACCCGGTGCTTCGCGGGCAGGTCGAAGAGCGCCTGGTCGCGCCCGGTGAGCGTACGGTCCTCGGAGAGGAGCTGAGTTGGGCGACCGAACATGAGTGACCTCCAGAAGTCAGGGTTGCTATCAGTCTCCAACACAGTTCGATGCGCGAACGTTCCCGGATGGCCCGAGGGCCCGGTGGTATGGAACACAGCATCGGACGTAGGCTCGCTGTGTGAGCGAGCAGCAGCATCTCGGCAAGGCCGGTTTCGAGACCAAGGCGATCCACGCGGGCTATGAGCCCGACCCGACGACGGGTGCGGTGATCCCGCCGATCTACGCCACCACGACCTACAAGCAGGACGGCGTCGGCGGCCTGCGCAACGGCTATGAGTACAGCCGCTCTGCCAACCCGACCCGCACCGCGCTGGAAGGCGCTCTCGCCGCGGTCGAGGAGGGGGAGAAGGGCTTCGCCTTCGCCTCCGGTCTGGCCGCGGAGGACACCCTGATCCGCAGCCTGATGCGACCCGGTGACCACATGGTCATCCCCGACGACGCCTATGGCGGCACCCACCGGCTGATCGACAAGGTCGAGAGCCAGTGGGGGATCGCGCACACGTCCGCGCAGGTCGCCGACGTCGACGCGGTCGCGGCCGCGATCCAGCCGGGCAAGACCAAGCTGGTCTGGGTCGAGACGCCGACCAACCCGCTGCTCAACATCGCCGACATCTCCGCGCTGGCCGGCGTCGCCCACGAGGCAGGCGCGCTGCTGGTGGTCGACAACACCTTCGCCAGCCCCTACCTGCAGCAGCCGCTCACGCTCGGCGCCGACGCGGTGGTGCACTCCACGACGAAGTACGTCGGTGGCCACTCCGACGTGGTCGGCGGGGCCGTGGTGGTCCGTGACCACGGGATCGCCGAGAAGGTCGGCTACCTCCAGAACGCCGCCGGCGCGATCGCCGACCCCTTCGGCGCGTGGCTGACGCTGCGCGGCCTCAAGACCCTGGCCGTACGCATGGAGCGGCATTGCGACAACGCCGAGCGGGTCGCCGACTTCCTGACCTCGCACCCGAAGGTCGGCGAGGTCATCTACCCGGGCCTGGAGACTCACCCCGGCCACACGACCGCTCAGAAGCAGATGAAGCGGTTCGGTGGCATGGTCTCCTTCCGTGTGACCGACGGCGAGGCGGCCGCACTGGCGGTGTGCGAGCGCACCAAGATCTTCACGTTGGGCGAGTCGCTCGGCGGTGTCGAGAGCCTCATCGAGCACCCGGGCCGAATGACCCACGCGTCGGTCGCCGGCACCGACCTGGAGGTGCCGGCCGACCTGGTGCGGCTCTCCGTCGGGATCGAGTACGCCGAGGACCTGGTCGCCGACCTCGAGCAGGCCCTTGACCAGGGCTGACGCGCCCCAGACAGCGGTCTGCGTCGACTTCGGCTCCACCTGGACCAAGGCCCTTCATGTCGACCTCTCCTCCGGCGAGGTCCTCGGCAGCGCGAGCGCACCGACGTCGCTGCACGAGGTGATGGAGGCGTACGACGCCTGCCTGGCTGCACTCACCGAGACAGACTCCCGGGCGGTCGACGCCGAGATCCTGGCCTGTTCGTCCGCGGGCGGCGGGCTGCGGATCGCCGTCGTCGGCAACGAGGAGCTGGTGACCGCCGAGGCCGGGCGGCGCGTCGCGCTGTCCAGCGGCGGCAAGGTCGTCGCGGTGATCGCGACCGCAGGTCGTGAAAGCGGCAGTGACCTGGGGGCCACGCTCGACCTCACGACTCCCGACCTGGTGCTGCTGACCGGAGGCACCGACGGAGGCAACCGGGACGCGATCGTCTTCGCCGCACGCGAGCTGGCCGCCTCCGGTTGGCGTGGTCCGGTGGTCGTCGCAGGCAACCGCGACGCGACCCAGGAGATCGACGAGATCCTGGCCGAGATCCCACACGTGAACTGCGACAACGTCGTTCCCAAGATCGGCGTGCTGGCACCCGAGAGCGCCCGTGCCGCAGTCCGCGAGATGTTTCTCGAGCACGTGATCGGCGGCAAGAACCTCAGCGGCCGTGGCGACTTCCGGCGGATCGTCCAGGGCGCGACCCCCGATGTCGTGCTCCAGGGTGTCGAGACGCTGGCCGAGGTGCTCGGCGAGGACGTCGTCGTCGTGGACGTCGGCGGCGCCACCACCGACGTGCACAGCGTGGTCCGCCCGGACCCCGAGGCAGAGCACGTGCGCGAGGAGGTCGTCGCGGTCACTCCGGTGACCCGGACGGTCGAGGGCGACCTGGGCATGCGCTGGTCGGCCATCACGACCCTCGAGGCGGCGGACCACTCGGATCCGAGTCTCGCCGAGTCGGATCTCACCGGCGAGGTCGAGCATCGTCGCAACCACCCCGGCTGGCTGCCGCGCACCGAGCAGGACAAGGACATCGACGAGCTCCTGGCCAGGATCGCGATCACCACGGCCCTGCAGCGGCACGCGGGCCGCTCCCGCGTCGTCCTGTCGCCGAGCGGCAAGGTCATCGAGCGCACCGGCACGGACCTGCGTCGGGTCGGTGTGGTGATCGGCTCCGGCGGCGTACTCCGGCATGGGCGTCCGCGCATCGAGGAGCGGGTGATGCGCTGGTCAGCGCGGGGCGGGTGGCAACTTCCGGAGATGACCGGAGCGAGGCCGAGCGGCGAGCTTGCTCGTCCGCTTGCGCCGAGCGAGGGAGTACCCGCGCGAAGCGCGGACGCACCGCTGCGGGCGGTCGACAGCGACTACGTGCTCGCCGCGGTGGGCCTGCTCGCCAGGTCGCACCCCGCAGCTGCACGGCGCCTTGCGACCCATCTCACACCCTCCCGGTAGCCTCTGTCAGGTGACAGATCAGGGGGATGCACCCGGCGACGAGAAGTCGACCGCGAAGGACAGCTTCGGGCGGATGACCGGCGCGTTCAAGCGCAACCGTGAAACGCGCGACGCCCACCGCAAGGCGCGGCGGATGGCTCAGGACGAGGCCGACGCGCGCGAGTCGGCCGAGGTGGCCAAAGAGGCCGCCGCAGAGGCTCGTGAGTCGGCCGAGAACTTCGCGCTGCGCCTGGTCAACCAGTTCGAGCGCCTGCGCGAGGAACGCCAGGAGCAGCTGGCCGCGCCCGAGCCGGTGACGCCGCCCAAGGCGGTCAGCCGCACCGACGTCCCCTACGGTGTCGAGCTCTCCGCGCAGTGGGCCTGGCGGTTCCTGGTCATCGTCGCTGCCGGCTATCTCATCGTCCGGGCTCTCGGCTTCCTCAGCATCGTCGTCGTCCCGTTGGTCATCGCGCTGCTGATCGCCGCGCTCGTCTCCCCGGTGGTCATCGGCCTGGCCCGGATAGGCATGAAACGGAGCATCTCGGCGCTCTTCGTCGTCATCGGCGTGCTCGCAGGGGTCGTCGCCATGCTCAGCTTCGCCGGCACCCAGGTCGCCAACGGGTTCAGCGATCTGGCCGGGCAGACCGTCAAGGCGCTCGACGAGATCCGCGACTGGCTGATCAACGGTCCGTTCCACGCGAGCGAGACCCAGATCGACACCTGGCTCAACACGGTGCAGACCACCCTTGAGGACTGGGCGGCGGCGTACGCCGCCAACCCGTTCTCCCGCGTCAGCGAGGTCGGCGGGGTCGCCCTCGACGTCTTCGCCGGTCTCTTCATCGTGCTCTTCTCCACCTACTTCTTCTGTGCCGAGGGCGAGCGGATCTGGGGCTGGCTGGTCCGGCTCGCCCCGCGCGCCGCGCGCAGCCGGATGGACAGCTCCGGCCGGGTCGCATGGGCATCGCTGACCCAGTTCACCCGGGCCACGGTCATCGTGGCCGCGGTCGACGCCGTCGGCATCATGATCATCGCCGCAGCGCTGCAGGTGCCGTTCGTGGCGGCGATCGGTGTGCTGGTCTTCCTGAGCTCGTTCGTTCCGCTGATCGGCGCCACCGTCGCCGGCGCGGTTGCCGTCCTCGTCGCGCTCGTGTCTCAGGGCCCGGTGACCGCGCTGCTGATGCTCGGAGGCGTACTGCTCGTCCAGCAGCTCGAGGCCCACGGCCTGCAGCCGTTCCTGCTCGGTCGCTGGGTCCGGGTCCACCCGCTGGGCGTCATCCTCGCCGTCGCCACCGGCATCGTGCTCGGTGGGGTGGCCGGTGCGCTCGTGGCCGTGCCGCTGGTGGCCGCCCTCAACGCCGTGGTCAACCATCTGACAGCCGCGCCGGCCGCGGCCGCGGCGACGACAGGGCCACAACCGCCTCCGCCGCCGGTCAACGGCCCGACCTCCCCACCCCCTTCCAGCCCAGGAGCAGGCAGTGTCTGAGATGCATGGTCAGCCGTCCTACGACGACATCGTCGAGGCTCGCGAGCTGCTGCGTGACCACATCACCGAGACCCCTGTCCAGGGAGCCCGCTGGCTCACCGACCTGGTCGGTGACACCGTCATCCTCAAGTGCGAGAACCTGCAACGTACCGGCTCCTTCAAGGCCCGTGGAGCGTTCGTACGCATCGCCCGGCTCTCCGAGGAGCAGCGGAAGAACGGGGTGGTCGCCGCCAGCGCGGGCAACCACGCCCAGGGCGTCGCGCTGGCGGCGACGACCCTCGGGATCCCGTCCACCGTCTTCATGCCCGAGGGCGCGCCGATCCCGAAGGAGAAGGCCACGCGCGCGTACGGCGCGGAGGTGATCTTCGAGGGGCAGTACGTCGACCAGTGCCTCGAGGCCGCGATCGCCTTCGCCGAGCGCACCGGTGCCGTCATGATCCATCCCTTCGATCACCCCGACGTCGTCGCCGGCCAAGGCACGATCGGCCTCGAGATCCTCGAGCAGACGCCCGATGTGAAGACGGTCGTGATCCCGCTCGGCGGTGGCGGTCTGCTCGCCGGGGCTGCGCTCGCGATCAAGACGAAGCACCCCGACGTGAAGGTGATCGGCGTGCAGGCGGAGACGGCCGCCGCCTATCCGGTCTCGCTGCGCGAGGGCCGTCCGATCCGGCTCGACAAGATGCCGACGATGGCAGACGGCATCGCGGTCGGCCTTCCCGGGGAGACCAACTTCCCGATGATCCAGTCCTACGTCGACGAGATCCGCACGGTCTCGGAGGAGTCGATCTCCGGCGCGCTGCTGTCGCTCGTGGAGCGTGCCAAGCAGGTGGTCGAGCCCGCCGGCGCGGTCGGTGTGGCCGCCTTGATGGATGCGCCCGAGACCTTCGAGGGTCCTGTCGTGGTGGTGCTCTCCGGAGGCAACATCGACCCGCTGCTGCTCGGCAAGGTGATCCAGCACGGCATGACGCTGGCCGGTCGTTACCTGCCGGTCGCGGTGAAGATCCCCGACCAGCCGGGAGCCCTGGCCACGTTGCTCTCGGTGATCGGCGACACCGGCGCCAACGTCATGGAGGTCGTGCACTCGCGCACCACGCCCGGGCTGCGACTCGCCGAGGTGGGAGTGCAGCTCCAGCTCGAGAGCCGGGGCCAGACCCATGCCGAGCGGGTGCTCGAGCAACTGAGGAAGAAGGGTTATCCGGCGACGAGTCCGTGATGTGCCGGGGAACGGTCCTGGAATGAGCACCGTTTCGGTCGCGGACTGTTCCGAGGTGTGGTTGCCTTGTTAAACTGAAAGTTCTGACCATCTCCCGCAGGACGTTCGGCTGGGTGAAGTATGCCCACAGCAGGGAGACAAGGCGCCGGTGATCGAGATGACCGGCGCCCCTTACTTATATTCACTACCCATCAGGAGCAACCCATGACGCAGTCGACCGAGACCACCTCTGCCACGATCTGGCTGAGCAAGGGCGCGTTCGAGAAGCTGACCGCGGAGTTGGAATACCTGAAGGGTCCCCGGCGCCAGGAGATCCTCGCCGAGATCAGCTCTGCCCGTGACGAGGGTGACCTCAAGGAGAACGGCGGCTACCACGCCGCCCGCGAGGAGCAGGGCAAGCTCGAGGGCCTGATCCAGCAGCTCGAAGCGCTGCTGCGCAAGGCGGACACCACGGTTCCCGAGGACGACGGCGTCGTCTCGGTCGGCAAGCTGGTCACCTTCAAGTTCGAGGGCGATGACGACGACGAGGCCGAGACCCGCCTCATCGCCTCGATCGAGATGAAGGACTACGCAGGCGGCCTCGAGATCTCTTCGGCCGCCTCGCCGATCGGCGCCGCTCTCATCGGCGCGAGCGTCGGCGACACGGTCACCTACGAGGGTCCCCGCGGGCCGCTCAAGGTCGAGATCCTGAAGACCGAGGTCTTCACCGGGCAGTGATGCTCGTGCAGTGATACCCGGTTAACCGGGTATCACTGCACTTCTCTGGCGTTGCACTGCCAGAGAAGTGCAGGAAACACCTGAGAAGTACGGTCACTCGACCCTGCAGTCGCCCCACTCGACCCGGAGCGCGCGACGCTCGGTCGGGATGGTGATCGTCTGGCGTCCTTCGCCGGCGGTGAACTCGAGGCGGCCGACCTTCTCCTCCTGGTCGTCCTCGGCCTCGACGGAGCAGACCGGGGTCGCGTCCTTGTCGTGGAGGCGTACGACGAAGGTGACCTCGACCTCGTTCTCGCTGATCGCTTCCCACTTCTCCAGCCCGGAGGAGACCTCGGGGTGGAGGGCCGCCCACAGCGCCCAGCCGAACCAGCCGACGATCGCGACCACGGCGATGGCAAGCGTGACGATGAGTACGCCCGGGCGACGGCTCGGGCCCCGGCCGTAGCGGGCCGCGATGCGGGACTCTTCTGAACTCACGGGTTCGGGCTCCGCTTCAGCAGATGACGGCGTGCTCACGGGGTTCATGGTCCCATCCACCTGGTGACTACCGCACATCCGTCCCCGACTGCCTACCACCAAAGTTGTCCGCGGAGTGGGAGCGGGTAACCGAACCGTGAGACGGAGCGTGGTTAGGATTGAACCCATGCCAGATCTGCTCCAGCAGGCGTTCCGCCTGATGCACGTGCACGCGCACCCCGACGACGAGTCGAGCAAGGGCGCGGGGATCACCGCGAAGTATGTCGCCGAGGGCGTCGACGTACACGTCGCGACGTGTACGGGTGGAGAGCGAGGCGACATCCTCAACCCGAAGATGGAGCGCCCCGGCATCCTGGAGAACATCCACGAGATCCGCCGTGAGGAGATGCACCGCGCCCGCGACATCCTCGGCATCAAGCAGGACTGGCTCGGCTTCGTCGACTCGGGTTGGGTCGAGGAGTTCATGCTGGTCGAAGAGATGGACGCGAAGGACTGGTCGCTGCTCCCCGAGGGCTGCTTCGGCCGGGTGCCGCTCGAGGTGAGCACGCGCCGGCTCGTGGAGCTCATTCGCGCCTTCCGGCCGCACGTGGTGACGACGTACGACGAGAACGGCGGCTACCCGCACCCCGACCACATCCAGTGCCACCGGGTCTCCGTGGCGGCGTTCGCGGCCGCCGGGGACCCCGACCGGTTCCCGGACGCGGGGGAGCCGTGGCAGCCGCTGAAGCTCTACTACAGCCACACCTTCAACTACCCGCGCATGATCGCGCTGCACGAGGCGATCAAGCGTCACGGCCTCACCTCTCCGTACGAGGAGCGCCTCGAGACCTGGAAGCGTGACCCCAGCTGGGACGAGCGGGTGACGACGAAGGTCGAATGTGGTGAGTACTTCGGTGTCCGCGACCAGGCACTGCTCGCGCACGCCACTCAGATCGACCCCGACGGCCCCTGGTTCGCGGTGCCCCGGGAGATCGAGAAGGAGGCCTGGCCGACCGAGGACTTCGAGCTGGTGACCTCCTACGTACCGGTGCCCGAGGCCTCCAAGCGCGAGGAGACCGACCTGTTCGCCGGCCTCGAGCTGGCCACCGCCGACGACGAGGGCAAGGCCGCTGTCGGCCGTGAGATCAGCTTCGGCAAGGTCGTCACCGTCTGAGTCATTCTCAGGGTGAAGTGAGACAATGTAGGTATGTCCGGCCTCCCGATGACGCAGACCCTGCACACCTCCCAGCCCGTCCCCGAGCCCACTCCGCCGCAGGACGAGGACGTGGTGGCCGGCTGGACGGCCTTCGGCGTCTTCATCGCGCTGTGCGTCGCTGTCGCGGTGATCGCGTGGAGCATGCTGCGACAGTTCAAGAAGGTCGAGAAGGCCAGGGTCGAGGGTGTCTTCGGCGAGGAGGACCAGGCGGAGGCCATCGCCCAGCAGGAAGCCAAGGACGAGGTCAAGAAGCTGAAGCGCTAGCGGCGTCCTAGAGTGTCGGCGCGATCGACGGCAGCAGGTCCTGGAACGTACGTCCGTTGCCGATCTCGCCCAGCGCGGTCATCGTCCAGCCGCCCTCGGAGCGGCTGAGCTTGGCCATGATCTCGGCAGTGTGCGGCCCGGTCGTGCTCAGGTCGAAGCGGGCGATCTCGGTGCGAGTGTCCACCTCCACGACGCGACAGAACGCGTTCTGGATCTGGGCGAAGCTCTGCCCGGTGAAGGAGTTGATCGTGAACACGATCTGCGCGACCGTGGGCGGCACCCGATCGAGGTGGACGATGATCGACTCGTTGTCGCCGTCCCCGGTGCCGGTGCGGTTGTCGCCTGAGTGGATCACGGCACCCTCCCTCGACTTGAGCTGCCGGAACCAGGCTTGGTCGACGTGGGAACCAGAGGCGTCGTAGAGGATCGCGGAGGCGTCCATGTCGACGTGAGCGCCGCGGAACCCACCGAAGAGGCCCTGCCGGACCGCGTCCCATCCCAGCGCGATCCGCACCGGCGTCATGGTGCGGCCGTCAGCCGTGCTGAGCGAGACCGACTGTCCCTTGGCGAGCGAGACGGACAACTGATCCTCCGAGGGCTGGACCGACATGGGCCGGGAGCGGGCGGGACACCGACACCGACCACCCTAGTCAATCGTGACGGTCACCGGCCCGGTTCCGCTCGCCTCGACGAGGATCCGGTTGTGGTCGGCCTCGCCGACGACCCGGCCACCCTCGACGGCGATGTCCGGACCGGAGGGATAGTGGATCGGGCTGACGAAGATCTCGGTCGGCTCGTCGATGTCCGCGGACGGCTCGTAGGTGTAGCTGAACTCGCCGGTCTCGGGGTCGAAGGAGAGGTCGACGGGGGTGCCGGCCGTGGCCTGCGGGTAGGTGCGGACCAGCGTACGCAGCTTCTCGGTCTTCACCGTCGACAGATCCGCGTCGTCGGCGAACATCCCCTGGCGCCCGTCGGCGGTGGTCGGGTCGTCCCAGTGCTTGTACGCCCAGTGCATCCAGGAGGCGAAGTGGTCGTCGGCCGAGGCGGTGTCGATGGCGAGCAGCTCGGTGTTGTCTGTCGCGCCGAACTCCGACATCAGGCTGGTCGCGCCCATCGTCTCGGCCTGCTCGAGCGCCTTGCGGTGGTGGGTGTCGTCGTAGGCCTTGCAGCCACCGACCCCGATCGGGATGCCCTGGGAGTCGAGGTAGCCGAACGGGCAGTAGCTGTGCCAGGAGTAGCCGACCTGGTCGTCGTTGGCCGGGCCGAAGCGCGAGTTGGGGACCTGGTTGGCGAGCAGCTGCGACTCGTACCAGACGATTCCGTCGGGATCGGCCCGGCGGATCGCCGCAGTGGCCTTCTCGTACGCGGGCTGGAACTCGTCGCGATATGACTTCGCGCACCCGGTGATCGGGCAGGAGAGCCACTCCCGGCCCGCCCAGGGCTCGTTGATGAGGTCGTAGCCCATCGAGTACGGCTGGTCGCCCCACCGCTCCGCGACCGCGG
Coding sequences within:
- a CDS encoding DUF4307 domain-containing protein produces the protein MSSEESRIAARYGRGPSRRPGVLIVTLAIAVVAIVGWFGWALWAALHPEVSSGLEKWEAISENEVEVTFVVRLHDKDATPVCSVEAEDDQEEKVGRLEFTAGEGRQTITIPTERRALRVEWGDCRVE
- the mca gene encoding mycothiol conjugate amidase Mca translates to MPDLLQQAFRLMHVHAHPDDESSKGAGITAKYVAEGVDVHVATCTGGERGDILNPKMERPGILENIHEIRREEMHRARDILGIKQDWLGFVDSGWVEEFMLVEEMDAKDWSLLPEGCFGRVPLEVSTRRLVELIRAFRPHVVTTYDENGGYPHPDHIQCHRVSVAAFAAAGDPDRFPDAGEPWQPLKLYYSHTFNYPRMIALHEAIKRHGLTSPYEERLETWKRDPSWDERVTTKVECGEYFGVRDQALLAHATQIDPDGPWFAVPREIEKEAWPTEDFELVTSYVPVPEASKREETDLFAGLELATADDEGKAAVGREISFGKVVTV
- a CDS encoding TerD family protein: MSVSLAKGQSVSLSTADGRTMTPVRIALGWDAVRQGLFGGFRGAHVDMDASAILYDASGSHVDQAWFRQLKSREGAVIHSGDNRTGTGDGDNESIIVHLDRVPPTVAQIVFTINSFTGQSFAQIQNAFCRVVEVDTRTEIARFDLSTTGPHTAEIMAKLSRSEGGWTMTALGEIGNGRTFQDLLPSIAPTL
- a CDS encoding glycoside hydrolase family 5 protein: MPRRSGSLGILAAAAAVLAFGATLLAPVGPAGAGPAKETPQLSREGRWLVDQHGRIVLVHGQNLVWKHDPYVPPDSAEGFTAADAEWLAEHGFNGARIGTLWAGVTPDAPGEVDEDYLDDWQRVIDLLADKGIWMQYDFHQDMWHETYGGEGVPDWAAERPAPYNLHPPIKLSFPATYITPELATVYDNFWANKSGVQDGWAAAWAAVAERWGDQPYSMGYDLINEPWAGREWLSCPITGCAKSYRDEFQPAYEKATAAIRRADPDGIVWYESQLLANQVPNSRFGPANDDQVGYSWHSYCPFGYLDSQGIPIGVGGCKAYDDTHHRKALEQAETMGATSLMSEFGATDNTELLAIDTASADDHFASWMHWAYKHWDDPTTADGRQGMFADDADLSTVKTEKLRTLVRTYPQATAGTPVDLSFDPETGEFSYTYEPSADIDEPTEIFVSPIHYPSGPDIAVEGGRVVGEADHNRILVEASGTGPVTVTID